The proteins below are encoded in one region of Cololabis saira isolate AMF1-May2022 chromosome 13, fColSai1.1, whole genome shotgun sequence:
- the LOC133458777 gene encoding spermatogenesis-associated protein 1-like: protein MSTTVVYPDITLKTLRSELSVLLGKERSINKYSFLKCVGQSLALVKGKQEGDLKVKLFAPPYAAQPELYLLPTVETESSFFSQSFTLDTSSSSADEQTYCPSPRMFSLPMRTKGAVKFPHIPQCSQQPPPTSGLEEEEEDDEDEDEEEDEDNQSCSSSENEEESLCSTRRAEQQSCPGKPQTQTTLQLVSLKKALGRCEAESVQGKRVPNGKETCKKKKPCQSDRNSGAPQSHEDKDSGFSLSDGVGKSKGETLIEEIKLMKEERKQLEWTRQELLRKGKDLLAQSKHRRNLARDRWKKKYFEAKKATAPLEENLRDLRQELEIYYNKLLYQLQARDYRGKQGRPGPSSLKNEVIIQIMKEIYETDDLKRKVEDAKMKLLTEMKLRKQAATELRALRAELAQRKSQSSHPSLMQNTVQNRAPLQSSCI, encoded by the exons ATGTCTACAACTGT AGTTTACCCTGATATCACCTTGAAAACTCTGAGGAGCGAGCTGAGTGTTCTCCTTGGCAAGGAGAGGAGCATCAACAAGTACTCCTTCCTGAAATGTGTGGGCCAGAGCCTGGCACTG GTGAAAGGTAAACAGGAAGGAGATCTGAAAGTGAAATTATTCGCTCCACCCTAT GCTGCACAGCCAGAACTTTACCTGCTGCCCACCGTGGAGACAGAGAGCAGTTTCTTCTCCCAGTCCTTCACCCTggacaccagcagcagctccgcaGATGAGCAGACGTACTGTCCATCTCCCAGGATGTTCAGCTTGCCAATGAGGACAAAGGGAGCTGTTAAATTCCCCCACATCCCCCAGTGTTCCCAGCAGCCACCTCCCACTTctgggctggaggaggaggaggaggatgacgaggacgaggacgaagaggaggatgaagacaaccagagctgcagctcctcagaaAATGAAGAGGAATCTCTGTGCTCCACCAGGAGAGCAGAGCAGCAGAGTTGCCCAGGGAAACCTCAGACTCAGACGACACTGCAGCTCgtttcactgaaaaaag CTTTAGGAAGATGTGAAGCTGAGTCCGTTCAGGGGAAACGGGTACCAAATGGAAAGGAAACATGCAAAAAGAAGAAACCATGCCAAAGTGACAGAAACTCAGGAGCTCCCCAGTCTCATGAGGACAAGGATTCAGGCTTCTCACTCTCAGATGG GGTTGGAAAATCCAAAG GAGAGACACTAATCGAGGAAATCAAGTTGatgaaggaggagaggaagcaACTAGAGTGGACAAGACAAGAGCTGCTGAGAAAGGGCAAAGACCTGTTGGCTCAGAGCAAACATCGCAGGAACTTAG CGCGTGACCGCTGGAAAAAGAAATACTTTGAAGCCAAGAAGGCCACAGCACCATTGGAAGAAAATCTGAGGGATTTAAGACAAGAACTGGAGATATATTACAACAAACTCCTGTACCAGCTCCAGGCCAGAGACTACAGAGGAAAACAAGGACGACCAGGACCGTCTTCATTAAAG aatgagGTCATCATTCAGATCATGAAGGAGATCTATGAGACTGACGACCTAAAGCGGAAGGTAGAAGATGCCAAGATGAAACTTCTAACAGAGATGAAG TTGAGGAAGCAGGCAGCTACAGAGCTAAGAGCACTGAGGGCTGAGCTGGCCCAGAGGAAAAGTCAATCATCTCATCCCTCACTGATGCAAAACACCGTTCAGAACAGAGCACCACTTCAAAGCAGCTGCATCTAA
- the LOC133458778 gene encoding spermatogenesis-associated protein 1-like: protein MELSCESVRYAEDSRRPASCKFVELHVLYVPSDQWNEKLNKVPAEATENFVSAGFIRVYPDITLKTLRSELSVLLGKERSINKYSFLKCVGQSLALVKGKQEGDLKVKLFAPPYAAQPELYLLPTVETESSFFSQSFTLDTSSSSADEQTYCPSPRMFSLPMRTKGAVKFPHIPQCSQQPPPTSGLEEEEEDDEDEDEEEDEDNQSCSSSENEEESLCSTRRAEQQSCPGKPQTQTTLQLVSLKKALGRCEAESVQGKRVPNGKETCKKKKPCQSDRNSGAPQSHEDKDSGFSLSDGVGKSKGETLIEEIKLMKEERKQLEWTRQELLRKGKDLLAQSKHRRNLARDRWKKKYFEAKKATAPLEENLRDLRQELEIYYNKLLYQLQARDYRGKQGRPGPSSLKNEVIIQIMKEIYETDDLKRKVEDAKMKLLTEMKLRKQAATELRALRAELAQRKSQSSHPSLMQNTVQNRAPLQSSCI from the exons ATGGAGCTTTCCTGTGAGTCAGTGAGATATGCAGAAGACAGCAGGAGACCAGCCAGTTGCAAG TTTGTGGAGCTCCATGTGCTGTATGTGCCAAGTGACCAGTGGAATGAGAAACTCAATAAAGTTCCAGCTGAAGCCACGGAGAACTTCGTATCTGCTGGCTTCATCAG AGTTTACCCTGATATCACCTTGAAAACTCTGAGGAGCGAGCTGAGTGTTCTCCTTGGCAAGGAGAGGAGCATCAACAAGTACTCCTTCCTGAAATGTGTGGGCCAGAGCCTGGCACTG GTGAAAGGTAAACAGGAAGGAGATCTGAAAGTGAAATTATTCGCTCCACCCTAT GCTGCACAGCCAGAACTTTACCTGCTGCCCACCGTGGAGACAGAGAGCAGTTTCTTCTCCCAGTCCTTCACCCTggacaccagcagcagctccgcaGATGAGCAGACGTACTGTCCATCTCCCAGGATGTTCAGCTTGCCAATGAGGACAAAGGGAGCTGTTAAATTCCCCCACATCCCCCAGTGTTCCCAGCAGCCACCTCCCACTTctgggctggaggaggaggaggaggatgacgaggacgaggacgaagaggaggatgaagacaaccagagctgcagctcctcagaaAATGAAGAGGAATCTCTGTGCTCCACCAGGAGAGCAGAGCAGCAGAGTTGCCCAGGGAAACCTCAGACTCAGACGACACTGCAGCTCgtttcactgaaaaaag CTTTAGGAAGATGTGAAGCTGAGTCCGTTCAGGGGAAACGGGTACCAAATGGAAAGGAAACATGCAAAAAGAAGAAACCATGCCAAAGTGACAGAAACTCAGGAGCTCCCCAGTCTCATGAGGACAAGGATTCAGGCTTCTCACTCTCAGATGG GGTTGGAAAATCCAAAG GAGAGACACTAATCGAGGAAATCAAGTTGatgaaggaggagaggaagcaACTAGAGTGGACAAGACAAGAGCTGCTGAGAAAGGGCAAAGACCTGTTGGCTCAGAGCAAACATCGCAGGAACTTAG CGCGTGACCGCTGGAAAAAGAAATACTTTGAAGCCAAGAAGGCCACAGCACCATTGGAAGAAAATCTGAGGGATTTAAGACAAGAACTGGAGATATATTACAACAAACTCCTGTACCAGCTCCAGGCCAGAGACTACAGAGGAAAACAAGGACGACCAGGACCGTCTTCATTAAAG aatgagGTCATCATTCAGATCATGAAGGAGATCTATGAGACTGACGACCTAAAGCGGAAGGTAGAAGATGCCAAGATGAAACTTCTAACAGAGATGAAG TTGAGGAAGCAGGCAGCTACAGAGCTAAGAGCACTGAGGGCTGAGCTGGCCCAGAGGAAAAGTCAATCATCTCATCCCTCACTGATGCAAAACACCGTTCAGAACAGAGCACCACTTCAAAGCAGCTGCATCTAA
- the LOC133458481 gene encoding guanine nucleotide-binding protein G(I)/G(S)/G(O) subunit gamma-5 encodes MSGTSNIVAMKKIVQQLRLEAGINRVKVSQAAADLQQFCLQHAQQDPLLTGMSSSNNPFRPQKVCSFL; translated from the exons ATGTCGGGAACGTCTAACATTGTTGCGATGAAGAAAATTGTGCAACAGTTGCGCCTTGAAGCGGGCATAAACAGAGTCAAG GTGTCCCAGGCGGCGGCCGACCTGCAGCAGTTCTGCCTGCAGCACGCCCAGCAGGACCCGCTGCTCACCGGCATGTCGTCCAGCAACAACCCGTTCCGGCCGCAGAAGGTCTGCTCCTTCCTATAG
- the rpf1 gene encoding ribosome production factor 1, producing the protein MDFTEVPANQDGKSKKKKNKNLKKKSASKEGSGESNGVEKKDEEKMENSQAAAAFPPTFSSSEIKNKQRRHVMFMKFKQEKRKQKLQMKKKRKKEREALGDKAPPKEVPKTIENQRVYDETTVDPEDEEVAFDEGTDEFSAYFNGLTNPKVLITTSDRPRGRTVRFCEQLATIIPDSHVYYRKGLALKRIVPQCVARNFTYLMVINEDRLVPNGLVLCHLPDGPTAHFKVSSVRLRKEMKRRGKDPTEHCPEVILNNFTTRLGHSIGRLFAALFPQNPQFVGRQVATFHNQRDFVFFRFHRYIFKNEKKVGIQELGPRFTLKLRSLQKGTFDSKYGEYEWVLKRHEMDSCRRKFQL; encoded by the exons ATGGACTTTACTGAGGTTCCTGCAAATCAGGACGGGAAAAGtaagaaaaagaagaataagaatttaaaaaagaagagtGCTAGTAAGGAGGGAAGCGGAGAGAGCAACGGAGTGGAGAAGAAAGacgaggagaagatggagaacAGCCAGGCGGCGGCGGCGTTTCCTCCAACATTCAGCTCGTCTGAAATCAAAAACAAGCAGCGAAGACACGTTATGTTCATGAAATTCAagcaggagaaaagaaag CAAAAGCTgcaaatgaagaagaaaagaaagaaagaaagggaggcTTTAGGTGATAAG GCACCACCAAAGGAAGTCCCCAAGACGATAGAAAACCAGAGAGTCTATGATGAAACAACAGTCGACCCAGAAGATGAAGAg GTTGCATTTGATGAAGGAACTGATGAATTTTCTGCCTACTTTAATGGGCTGACGAACCCAAAAGTGCTCATCACAACATCAGACAGGCCAAGAGGG AGGACGGTGAGGTTTTGTGAGCAGCTGGCCACAATAATCCCAGATTCCCACGTGTACTACAGAAAAGGTTTGGCGCTGAAGAGGATCGTCCCCCAGTGCGTTGCCAGGAACTTCACCTACCTGATGGTCATCAACGAGGATCGTCTAGTGCCAA ATGGTTTGGTTCTCTGTCATCTTCCTGATGGACCGACGGCACACTTCAAAGTCAGCAGCGTTCGACTACGCAAGGAAATGAAG AGGCGAGGTAAAGATCCAACAGAGCACTGTCCAGAAGTGATCCTCAACAACTTTACCACCCGTCTGGGACACAGCATCGGGCGGTTGTTCGCTGCTCTCTTTCCTCAAAACCCTCAGTTCGTTGGCCGACAGGTCGCTACTTTCCACAACCAGAGAGACTTTGTCTTTTTCAGATTCCACAG GTACATCTTCAAGAATGAGAAGAAAGTTGGTATTCAGGAGCTGGGACCTCGGTTCACTCTCAAACTCCGGTCTCTGCAGAAGGGCACCTTTGACTCCAAGTATGGAGAGTATGAGTGGGTGTTGAAG CGCCATGAGATGGATTCCTGCAGACGAAAGTTTCAGCTTTGA
- the LOC133457814 gene encoding deoxyribonuclease-2-alpha-like, producing the protein MEMPSYTSLMRFFSSVGILLQGCHSDVTCKNDTGHDVDWYILYKQPNLNGFGSSYLYMDDTSDGWIKSGEDIDSRSGSLGRTLKPLLDFYDKKTEGFGYMLYNDQPPPPYVAASSFGHSKGIVILDRQTGVWLSHSTPKFPTYRRRDFWPKSGNMNAQTFICVTFPYDQFREIGLQLKYIHAYSYDSDVPTTFHEELRCVAQRSCYPKSEPWTRLTVLTSVSRRSFRSYAKYSRFRDDLYSGFIVQSMPQNLFVKSWGKLRKPLASNCSSSIPHHVYNVTFVQWPGRTAFSNTVDHSKWCVTADGSWTCIADMNREESQMSRGGGAICTDNPGVGRAFRALISDYVPCKSLHRDARDREL; encoded by the exons ATGGAAATGCCTTCATAT aCATCATTGATGAGATTCTTCTCAAGTGTTGGGATCCTTCTTCAAGGGTGTCATTCAGATGTGACATGCAAGAATGACACGGGACATGACGTTGACTG GTATATTTTATACAAGCAACCTAATCTGAATGGATTTGGTTCTTCATATTTGTACATGGATGACACCAGCGATGGGTGGATTAAGAGTGGAGAAGACATCGACAGTAGATCTGGCTCTCTGGGAAGAACTCTGAAACCTCTGCTTGACTTCTATGACAAAAAA actGAAGGTTTTGGATATATGCTATACAATGATCAGCCTCCACCTCCTTATGTTGCTGCTTCATCCTTTGGCCACAGTAAAG GAATTGTGATTTTGGATCGACAAACTGGAGTTTGGCTTTCACACAGTACACCTAAATTTCCAACATATCGCCGTAGAGACTTCTGGCCAAAAAGCGGGAATATGAATGCTCAAACATTTATTTGTGTGACTTTTCCCTACGATCAGTTCAGAGAAATAG GATTGCAGCTCAAGTACATCCATGCCTATTCATATGACTCTGATGTTCCAACAACTTTTCATGAGGAGTTGCGGTGTGTCGCACAACGAAGCTGCTACCCAAAGAGTGAACCCTGGACCAGATTGACAGTGTTGACCTCTGTATCAAGACGTAGTTTCAGGAGCTATGCAAAATACTCACGCTTTAGGGATG ATCTTTATTCTGGCTTTATTGTACAAAGCATGCCACAGAATTTGTTTGTCAAGAGCTGGGGAAAGCTGCGTAAACCTCTGGCCTCCAATTGCAGCTCCAGCATCCCTCATCATGTCTACAATGTAACATTTGTGCAGTGGCCAGGGAGAACGGCTTTCAGCAATACTGTGGATCACTCAAAGTGGTGTGTGACAGCAGATGGTAGCTGGACCTGCATTGCTGATATGAACAGGGAGGAGAGTCAGATGAGTCGAGGCGGTGGAGCAATATGCACTGACAACCCTGGGGTGGGACGGGCTTTCCGTGCACTAATCTCAGATTATGTGCCATGCAAGTCGCTACACCGTGATGCCAGAGACAGAGAGCTGTAA
- the LOC133457815 gene encoding deoxyribonuclease-2-beta-like gives MVSHLGFFGWCLQITVVSWCCRECVADISCRNEAGEPVDWFIIYKMPRYRIGEVGSGVEYMYLDASSGSWQMSKFMINSSQGAMGNTLNQLYKGKAYMSNSSVYAVYNDGPPVLKYMEGYGHTKGVLLFDRSQGFWLSHSIPRFPSFPERGYLYPSSGKVNGQTALCVTYQYDQLLRIASQLVYLFPRIYNCSVPATFLADLPELAKLCEGSKLPLSSNKRLQQLFSLGGDKFVSFAKSELYVDDIYTGWAAQVLDADLLVQSWQTKGHELLSNCSLPKHTMNIKRVRLSSSVLFWSLHDHSKWCVSRLDEDHITCLGDLNREKAQLWRGGGLICSYNPLIYNAFRQLVDWYINCK, from the exons ATGGTCTCACACTTGGGTTTCTTCGGTTGGTGCCTCCAGATCACTGTGGTATCATGGTGTTGTAGAGAGTGTGTAGCTGACATTTCCTGTAGAAATGAAGCTGGTGAACCAGTTGATTG GTTTATCATATACAAAATGCCAAGGTACAGAATTGGTGAGGTTGGCAGCGGGGTGGAGTACATGTACCTGGATGCCTCATCAGGGAGCTGGCAGATGAGTAAATTCATGATTAACAGCAGTCAGGGAGCCATGGGGAACACCCTGAATCAGCTGTACAAGGGAAAAGCTTACATG TCTAATAGCTCAGTCTACGCGGTCTACAATGATGGACCACCAGTCCTGAAATACATGGAAGGATATGGACACACTAAAG GGGTTCTGCTATTTGACCGCTCTCAAGGTTTCTGGTTGTCACACAGCATTCCCCGTTTCCCCTCCTTCCCTGAGAGGGGCTACCTCTACCCATCCTCAGGTAAAGTGAACGGCCAGACGGCCCTGTGCGTGACCTACCAATACGATCAGCTCCTGCGTATCG CAAGCCAGCTGGTCTACCTTTTCCCACGCATCTATAACTGCTCCGTACCTGCCACGTTCTTGGCAGACCTGCCAGAGCTGGCAAAGTTGTGTGAAGGCTCCAAACTGCCGCTGAGCTCCAACAAGAGGCTACAGCAGCTTTTCTCTCTGGGCGGAGACAAGTTTGTCAGTTTTGCCAAATCCGAGCTCTATGTAGATG ATATTTACACAGGCTGGGCGGCTCAGGTCCTGGATGCAGACCTTCTGGTGCAGTCTTGGCAGACAAAAGGTCATGAGCTGCTGTCCAACTGCTCGCTGCCCAAACACACCATGAACATCAAAAGGGTTCGGCTTTCCTCATCCGTCCTGTTCTGGTCCCTTCATGACCATTCAAAGTGGTGCGTGTCGCGACTTGATGAGGACCATATTACCTGCTTGGGCGATCTGAACAGGGAGAAGGCCCAGCTGTGGCGTGGCGGGGGGCTGATCTGCTCCTACAACCCTCTGATTTACAATGCTTTCAGACAGCTGGTGGATTGGTACATTAACTGCAAATAA